A stretch of DNA from Carya illinoinensis cultivar Pawnee chromosome 12, C.illinoinensisPawnee_v1, whole genome shotgun sequence:
aataaatttaaaaactaacgTGACTTtgtataatatgttaaatttattttataattaaataattttaaaatatatataatatcaagttacgttaattaatattataattttttctttcaaaagaacatcatttctttatcattttccagATGCATACAAGTTTTGAAAGGCCAAATTTGATAAACATATTTGTAATTTGATCGGATACGTTCCACGTGAGATGGAAGAAAACAAACCATTTTTATTTATAGGAAAATTCTAACTTGCTATGTGGTTTTATCTATagttcatgtattttattttatttttaattttttaataattaaaaagtaactatttatatattttttaaaaatatgtaaaaatatttttaaaacattttaaaaataatctacaCTAGCGATAAGCCCAGTAGCTGACTAGCACCGTCCAAGTTAGTTTCTGGTTGTGGAGTCAATAAACTTCgaggaatgcacatggaggctGAAGAAGATGACATGTTTTCCTGTAAGAGAATTGCTTCGTACACAAGTGGTGGTTGCCTATGGTGGccgattcatttatttttttattttttatttttttacttaatagttaagtagatattttttaatatttatttatttttatttattttttaaaattttaaaatgaatttaaaaaaatatttaaaaaaaaaaaagagataaaaaccCATTTACCTGTTCAGTAAAGCTTTTAGTGGACTCCCTCTGTGGGAGTGGCACCATCTTTTCATGTAATCGATTGCACATAGACTAGGAATGCAATACAACAAAAGTTTAGGAATAGGAAAATCTTCTTGTAAGCAGACTTCGTGCACCAATTCACATAAGGATATTGATATGTCAGACTTATGTTTAACGAAATGATGTAAATTAAATAcggaaataattttcatgaaatagaagattttcttcttatctcaaaatttttttatattttttttttaaataaaaaaatcattagtaCACGAATTAGTACACGAACTTGcttatacgtagcaaaactcgtAGGTATAATACTTGCAAATATGGTGTACACAATGCATAACTAATCATAAAGTGTAGCCAATGGCCAGTCAAGTGGTTTTAACTTCGGGTCCATTGACTATTTTCACACAGCCAGAGATCAACCAAGTGATGAAtgattcccaaaaccctaatacATCATAAACGGAAAACAATCAAATGAAAACACTCTGAAAACTCTCTGATGAATCCATACTAGAGATGGAAATCACTTCCATATACCTCAAGAGCATAAGCAGCAAGTGAATGCAAGAAACAAAACACTAGGCCCCACATCCAAGAATAAGCACAATGCCTTGACATGCAATGAAAATCGATCCACCCAGTTCTGATCCCGGCTTGTGTGAGACAACCCTTGTCTAAAATGGGGTTGACTAGATCTTACTAAAAAATCTCAACCTTTTGGAACATGTTCAGAAGCAACTCTGATTTGAATCTTTTTCTCCATACTCGACTTTACTTAAAGAACCATTCCAAAATTTAAATGAGATTAGCTCTCTTTAGAAACCTAATTGTCCAACAGTAGTATGGCCATATGGATTCCACAAAATCAAGGTACCTCTCCACCATCCGCTCTTGCAATTCTTTCAGCTTTTTTCTTGAGAACTCCTTATAGTTGACGTTCTTCATAGTCACTACAGGTTGCAAGACACGAGCTTGCACATCTTCAGTAAGCTTCCCACATGCAACATAGCTATACACCACCCTGTAGTAAGTGGGCAAATTCTTGATTACTTTAACAGTCAGCTTAAAGCTGGAGAGATAGAGAGTGGACAACCAACGAAACATCTTGATGTAGAGAGCTATGATAAGGGGCCCAAATATCCACATAGGTGTCAATTCTTTTGAAACTTCGGCCCCAAAAACCACATTGACTGCCAGGTATAAAGGGATGCTGCAGGATAAATAGAGCAATTATAAGCGACAGAGATGTACGTAGCCTTATTGTGTTGCCATCTATATGATTCATTACAGTAATTTCAGACAAAAAGAAGCACCAAGTGAAGAGGTATGATATAAGAATTAAGAACTGGTTGGACTCGAGAAACAAGGGGGTACTCATCCCATCATTATTAAGTACAAAGAAAATGCACCCCAATGGTGTCTTCTTATTTCTGTTACTCTTTTTTGTTGTCCTATAATACATACGGTCTACATGAGTGAGTTTACAGGACGCTTCGTTCAAACCTGGAGACCTATGTGATGACAGCATGTGCAGCGTATGGctaatgagaaaataaaaaaggtgaaAAGTCTTTGGAAGATAGACAAATATGACATTTAAACATTGGCCCACCAGCAATACCCATTTGTGAATCCATGTAAGCCAGAATAATATCATGATAAGTGAGTATCTTGCAAGTCAAGCAGACCAACAGAAGAGAGAAATAGTGGCAGGCCAAACCATTATACTTACAACATCAGTAAGGGTATCTTTACTGTTGCATCCAGACATAGAAAGTAGCACCAAGCTGCCCTTAGAATCTTCTCTCTTTCCTTGTTCTGAGTAACCTGTTGAATTTTTGATAACTCACTTATAGGTGGTTCTTCCAAAACTCCATCCACTACTTGACTTGGTGATTGTGTGTGCAGCATTGTCAACCATTTCAAGAATAATTTCTGAATAGCAGGGGAGGATCCAATGCTCTCATTTGCTTCAGAGATAAAAGAAAGTGGAACATCATTTGCCTTCGGAGATTCTGTTACAGGATCCTCGCTTCCTTTTAGTTTAACAGAATTTTCTGGAACCTTTGATCCACTTGCCCTGCCTGCTGATTCATTGTTTTGGGCACTGCCTTTGAAAGCTGATATTCTCGAAGGCTTGAGCTTTTCACGTTTGCAAGAAGCCCCTACACTGTGGAAACAAGTTATTTGAATTTCTATGACCAAGATAAATGTATGTCTGCTTGTGAGGATAGTACTTCTAGATAGTTTAAATCTAATTACACTGATTCTTTCAAACCATGAGAGGGATTTCATTTGCAAGATTACTTTTTACAAATCTTGTAATGAATATCTTTCTTATCAATTGCACTTTCATTGGAAtagcttttttttattattgcaaGTTAGAATATGATTTATTAGAACTTAACTCGGAAACTAAATCAGTTtattagaattttcttttattggcaCCAAGCGTCTAAGAACAAATTCCTGACTAATCTTGGGGTTGCACAGGTCCTCAGcaaggagtttcctgcaagtgcatCTTGGGAAATTCCCCTAGTTCGATGGCtcttagaaattgtttgcacccaagagtattcgaaccttagacctggagggagcatgtcaccaagaccaaggcctttaccacttatATAGCCACACACTATCCAACTGAGCTACTCCAGCTGTTTTATTAGAATTTAAGACTGTtgtataaaatgattttattgtgtttttgtGTTGTCGTTCAAATCAATCAGAGGGAATATGGAAGGTCCAAGCAATTTCAATAGAATCTAACATCATCATCAAGTACAGAACTTTTCCTTCTAATGGCAGGTTTCAATCTTCTACTCATGTTTTCTAACAAGTAGCAAGGTGAATCTCAGCCGTGAGCCTGCAACACACTTCTTCATGAACCAGTCAACTTGTCCAAAGTTAAATGCAATATGAAATGAAGTGCCTTGGTTCTCCTCGAAAAAAGTTTGGTTCTTGAAACAACTTATTGTCTTTGCTAGCTTATAGGAAATTTTGGCTCAGCCTATGTTTCTAACATTTGCAATCAGTTAAAATCACGTCGTCATCAAGAGCAAGGCATTCTCTATATATCTTCCATGTTTTAAATTTCTATCCTAACAAAAAACCAATGTCATTCTTAGCTTACATTGAGTTGCCTCTTGCAACTTGTATATATTAACCTTTATGATCTTGAACAGGTCTCCACATATCATActgctttttattaaaaaaaaaaaaaaaatctcttgaaCAAGGAAGACATAGTCATATATCTTGTTTCTTAACCATGTGGCATTCAAGTATATGGTTACGGAAGTGAACCCTCATCAGAACAATAGCATACATACAAGAACATCAACAACACAGTCTTCAGAAGATAAATTCTCACCTTAAACAAACATCGTGCTTTAATATGAAACACCTATCTGCTTTCGCAACCATGTTTACATACCGCTTTGTATTCAACCCTTTGTCCCATAATAAGGGTCTTGAGATGAATGTGGAATACGAACCCTGATATGCATAAGCAAGAgaaatatttacaccattcaGATACATATAACATTCGGAATATGAATCTATGAAATTGCTGAGAACAAATTTACTAGATGCACCGGAAATTGTACATGGGATGCTAATACAAGGTAGTAAGGTCACGTTCTTTAATGATGGTTATCTATAAACAGGGGTCACTGGCAGAAAAACTGCTAACTGATAAGAGCACAAGGCATCACCCACCAACGTAGGGTTTCAGATGCTTAACCAAActatgaaactaaaaaaaataaggttGAAATGCTTACGAAGTGAATATATCTATTACTTTATTAAATGTGCTTCAGTTTTAATTAGTGTAAAATAAAATTCCAATTGTACCACACAAAATCAATTGACTGATGAGAAGTTTTCTAGAAGCCCAACATAAATGTTGTTGCCAACCCTCAAAATTAGACCCCACACAAATCTAAATTGCATTCTTGGGCTGCTTAGATTGGTTATTTGCCAAAAccaacatttagaatataaaattagaaaactaATGTACATACCAATTACCAGGTTTATGAAGatgcatataaaaaaagaaggatACGTGCTGGAGTGGCACTTAAGCTAATATAGTTTTAACTCTGTTTCTCAAACAATTATATTACTAAATTACCTGCATTTGATGGTTTACCAAGGCCATTGTCTCAATCTTAGCCAGCCGATCATTTATGCAGCACAGCCTGGTtcgaggaaaaagaaaacacataCGGTAAACACTCATTTATCCAAAGAGGTAAGAAAATGGAGAAATGTCTTCCAGATACATAACGCAGTCCTAAAGCAACTTAGAGAATATATAAACAAGtacgaaaaaagagagagtcaaTAGCCCATCTCAATATCATTTCACAACCAAAGTCCCACATAATCAGAATTCACAACTAAACCGTCTAAATAGTtttcaaatttagaaaaataataataataataataaaataaaatcagaatAACATATGCCAAACACTGACAAAATTACGAACTTCCAGTCAACAAAACGCATAGAATGCCCAGCTTTAACTTGGAACCAAAGCAACCTCACGAAAACGCAACAGGGGATTGTGTGCAACAAAGCATCGGGAATATCTATCCAATCACCAATTATAGAAGCAGAAACGAAAGCTGAGCTTAGCAACCCAAAACATGCAGCACTTCAATGCTGTTTCCTGTCCTTTTTTCACAATTGAGAATGTGAATTGTACTACCCTGTGCCACTtgaattctttttccttcctttttttttgttgggggccGCCGGGGGGGTGAGAGAGTTGTGCTAAAAAACAAAGCTTGGTATAATTATGGGTAAACAGACAGCTAGAAGAAACCCTTGTATCTTTATCCACAATTGAGTTTCAACGTATGGAATAAATAGATAGCTAGAAAAACGAAAGCGAGATGGGCTTTTTTTGTGGGTGAAAGAATTTAGGAATCTTTTGCACAGTAAGATATGATGATGAAGAAACTACACCAGAGGGTGGGGTTAAGAAATAAGGACGGTTGAAGAAATAAATCAAatggaaaagagaaataaaaaaaattaaaaagaaaagaaagaaagaaagaagactaAAGCTCGATTGCCGCCCTATTTGACCGTTATATTTGACTgctcaacaaaaataataaaaaaaattattttttatttttatttaataattaaagaattgatttttaatgtattggtatttttatatatttttaaaaaatattttaaaaggataaaaaactatgaaaacaaaaattgaaaaaaattgataagatgaatttagactAACGGTAAGATGCAACGCTAAGCTGCAAGCGGTAGAATAGCCGGCTTGCTGTACGGTTAAAGTGTTGGATTAGGTGGGTTTTAGCCTTCTGTTTCCCCTCAGGAGCAAAGCAAAAATTGGAAATACCATTATAGTACCAGTGGCGCAagatttagaaatgatatttataattattaagtgTAAgtattgtgttatttttttttaaaaattgtgaataaatatgagatttatataaaaaattaattttttaataatagatcactttttttcaaaataattgtataatgtttatacactttacgattatatataacattacttaaCTTTTACACCAGAGCAGTGCTACTCCTGCCAAAAGTTCAATGCCgaatgatattgtaatttttttttttgtggacattttttaaattattttaaaaattttaaaaaaataaaatttacaagtttccTTAACCACtaagtaattagaataaataaaaatacaattctGTAGAAAAACTTGATAGAAAAATACGGTGGGAGTAgtgtttctttttatataattgcTAGTAAGGACGGCATCTCCGCGTGCGCCTCTCCATGTTTGAGCTGGCCGGCATTTTACTAGTTAAGGTAGCGAGCATCTTTGCTTCTTGCTATATTTGCCTGGCTAGTGAGCATTTTTGCTCTTCACAATTCTCGTTTGGGGCGAACACTTTACTTTTTTACGATGCTAGCATAGGTGACGACATTGTACTTCATCTCGGTTCTTTTTTAAGGGGataacaatttttcttttcgcGGTACTCGTTTAGGTAGTGAGTACTTTTGTTCTTTCTAGCACTCATTTGGAAGTAAGTACTTTTACTTTTCATGGTTCTCACTTGGATGAGAGCATTTTGTTTTTCCACTGTTCTTACTGAGGTGACCAGTTTTCAGGATACTGTATGAAACTTTTACTCTCATGATGCTCACTTGGGAGCGAGTTTCATGCTCCTTCATGATGTTCGCCGAGGTTATTAGATTCATGCTCCTACACAGTGTTCATTGAAGTGACAAGCATTGTCCTTCATCCTAGTTGCTCGCTAAGGTGATGAACATTTTTACTCTCGAAGTACTCACTTGGGTGATGAACACGTTTGCTCTCTCGATGGTGCTGGCTTGAAGGCCAAACCTCTAATTTGGAGGATTGGTCATCCAAGTAAAATTAACACCAAAGAACTTCTTTTATTAGATTGTAGAAACTTGTATATTCTTACTACAAATACACATTAAAATAtgatggctttttttttttacgactttcatcaaaacccaaatagcaaataatattaatagttaaatcgggatattaaaaaaaagtcgGAAACGGTAAGGATTTAAATCAATAGTGTCGTAAGAATTTCCATTGACTTCTCtgtaaattttcttataatttggttagaaaactaaaattttcTCCTATAATTTACTTATCTTTTACAAATTCTATATCTTTCACTCCATATTctttctctattatattaaaataataattttttattctttttttattattttttgtactcCTTTATTTGTACATCTTtaactactattttttttttaatcttttgaagaATGAACGGAAGaaaactttttaacttatttttttttttacatttttgtagttatttcattatttgttatatccatattttttatttttcatttctaa
This window harbors:
- the LOC122290252 gene encoding uncharacterized protein LOC122290252 isoform X1, which translates into the protein MFWVAKLSFRFCFYNWLCCINDRLAKIETMALVNHQMQGSYSTFISRPLLWDKGLNTKRYVNMVAKADRCFILKHDVCLSVGASCKREKLKPSRISAFKGSAQNNESAGRASGSKVPENSVKLKGSEDPVTESPKANDVPLSFISEANESIGSSPAIQKLFLKWLTMLHTQSPSQVVDGVLEEPPISELSKIQQVTQNKEREKILRAAWCYFLCLDATVKIPLLMFIPLYLAVNVVFGAEVSKELTPMWIFGPLIIALYIKMFRWLSTLYLSSFKLTVKVIKNLPTYYRVVYSYVACGKLTEDVQARVLQPVVTMKNVNYKEFSRKKLKELQERMVERYLDFVESIWPYYCWTIRFLKRANLI
- the LOC122290252 gene encoding uncharacterized protein LOC122290252 isoform X2, encoding MSVYRMCFLFPRTRLCCINDRLAKIETMALVNHQMQGSYSTFISRPLLWDKGLNTKRYVNMVAKADRCFILKHDVCLSVGASCKREKLKPSRISAFKGSAQNNESAGRASGSKVPENSVKLKGSEDPVTESPKANDVPLSFISEANESIGSSPAIQKLFLKWLTMLHTQSPSQVVDGVLEEPPISELSKIQQVTQNKEREKILRAAWCYFLCLDATVKIPLLMFIPLYLAVNVVFGAEVSKELTPMWIFGPLIIALYIKMFRWLSTLYLSSFKLTVKVIKNLPTYYRVVYSYVACGKLTEDVQARVLQPVVTMKNVNYKEFSRKKLKELQERMVERYLDFVESIWPYYCWTIRFLKRANLI
- the LOC122290252 gene encoding uncharacterized protein LOC122290252 isoform X3 → MRFVDWKFVILLCCINDRLAKIETMALVNHQMQGSYSTFISRPLLWDKGLNTKRYVNMVAKADRCFILKHDVCLSVGASCKREKLKPSRISAFKGSAQNNESAGRASGSKVPENSVKLKGSEDPVTESPKANDVPLSFISEANESIGSSPAIQKLFLKWLTMLHTQSPSQVVDGVLEEPPISELSKIQQVTQNKEREKILRAAWCYFLCLDATVKIPLLMFIPLYLAVNVVFGAEVSKELTPMWIFGPLIIALYIKMFRWLSTLYLSSFKLTVKVIKNLPTYYRVVYSYVACGKLTEDVQARVLQPVVTMKNVNYKEFSRKKLKELQERMVERYLDFVESIWPYYCWTIRFLKRANLI
- the LOC122290252 gene encoding uncharacterized protein LOC122290252 isoform X5, whose translation is MALVNHQMQGSYSTFISRPLLWDKGLNTKRYVNMVAKADRCFILKHDVCLSVGASCKREKLKPSRISAFKGSAQNNESAGRASGSKVPENSVKLKGSEDPVTESPKANDVPLSFISEANESIGSSPAIQKLFLKWLTMLHTQSPSQVVDGVLEEPPISELSKIQQVTQNKEREKILRAAWCYFLCLDATVKIPLLMFIPLYLAVNVVFGAEVSKELTPMWIFGPLIIALYIKMFRWLSTLYLSSFKLTVKVIKNLPTYYRVVYSYVACGKLTEDVQARVLQPVVTMKNVNYKEFSRKKLKELQERMVERYLDFVESIWPYYCWTIRFLKRANLI
- the LOC122290252 gene encoding uncharacterized protein LOC122290252 isoform X4; translation: MRFVDWKLCCINDRLAKIETMALVNHQMQGSYSTFISRPLLWDKGLNTKRYVNMVAKADRCFILKHDVCLSVGASCKREKLKPSRISAFKGSAQNNESAGRASGSKVPENSVKLKGSEDPVTESPKANDVPLSFISEANESIGSSPAIQKLFLKWLTMLHTQSPSQVVDGVLEEPPISELSKIQQVTQNKEREKILRAAWCYFLCLDATVKIPLLMFIPLYLAVNVVFGAEVSKELTPMWIFGPLIIALYIKMFRWLSTLYLSSFKLTVKVIKNLPTYYRVVYSYVACGKLTEDVQARVLQPVVTMKNVNYKEFSRKKLKELQERMVERYLDFVESIWPYYCWTIRFLKRANLI